cagaggatcgattttattaacgaacaactcaagcgtgaaaaccatgccattaaaacattctacgatgtcgatgaagcaatgaaagaatactacctactaactggtaaacaattggaaccgctaaatgaacccacactcgctcagtactacacaccatccaagggacaaatgaatcgtgaactgggcttcatagtgttgggtatagcagctactgcgttggttgctaagcaattaaactaaaatacctatataagtaaacatgagacccgctccataccgatgcgaatacatacttatggggaagaccgaggcctgtggtaggaaatgcaggaatcaggggttctgttgtttccatatgggaagtcctaactacacgtgttctgtgtgtggtatcggggttaaaggacactactgtctatgtaaagctcacggagcgaacgtagtcagacatcaactcatatacgagaataaaaaaggctacataaaagaacgtaggcgactgctcaagatagccacttaagagttacctccccttactgtgaaccaattagacattagttctcttaggtgtaaacacgatgtctactgtgcgcgagctcaagagggtcgcaaaacagagaggtgttatcgggtattctcgaatgcggaagccagcattgttgagattactaggtttagaagcccctcctacggtaaaacaattaaaagctcaagcaaaacagcttggacacacgggttattcaaacctggggagagccgggttaaccgcattgttatcacatgcccccgtacccactgtaaaacaactgaaaaccgaggcacacgatttgggtttaggcgggtattcccgtatgaggaaaccacagctcgtagaattattacaacagaatagagctgttgacctgcagttcgttcgcactgagcgcgctgtaggcaactatttgagaggttggcgcatgctcgtcgatagaaacatagacattacagatatcaagcctctgatagctgataaggtcaaccaggaactaaataacctaggaagtatcaagtttcagatcacggtgaaaatgtcgctcgataaggagggcaccacaggggtcactgagtatgttcaaccttacttccgaggtcaacaagaggtcgtcacacatacagagaccattgacgcatcaatcgataatagttttcagcagatacgagaatacctagaacgctacacgcacatggggtccgggtgggctgtagataaaatcgataacgtctatctagatatagctaactacgtgccgttcagaggtgggtcatacctagccttgcctccctactataagaacaaacaagccatagtaaacgttaagaatagaggaaacgattgcctgaggttagctatcaggtcagccttatttccagctgccactaatccgaacaggccttctaattatccacaggacgatgggctcaactgggatggtatagatgaacccaccccaatatcccagatcactaaagtagaaaaacagaataatctggctataaatgtctttggacacgaaggtaacacaacaatagtacacagggtcagcccggtgaaggatcgccaagttattaatttattcatgatcaagcgaggtgaaacgtatcactacacgtggataaaaaatctcagccggttgttgcacgaccagtcgaaacacgttggggaaaaacacttttgtgtacgatgcctacacggtttcagtcgggccgatttattagaatcccaccgggaggattgccaaggtgtggggcagacggccatacgagtcgacatgcctaaggaaggcgaaaatatcctaaaattcagtaaccataagaatcaaatgtctgtgccttatatcatatacgccgacttcgaagccttggtggtaggggaatcatcctccacaccccctagtggtgagagtttcacccacaagacacaagagcatatagcctgcggttttggatacatcgtcgtccgttgtgacggggaaacgaaagctccggtagtgtataggggtcctgacgcggctgaaaggtttctaaagtgtttgcaggaggaagaaaaaattattaggaatgcattgtataaaatcgctcccatgcgtatgacccgagccgacaggctagctcacgctagtagcactaagtgtcacgtgtgtgactcaccgcttaacggtgattcggtgagagatcactgtcacataactggtaagtatagaggcgccgctcacaacgcgtgcaacctcaagcttaaaatcaaccctaagacaataaacatccccgttgtctttcacaacttgagagggtacgactcacacttgatcatgcaggccatcgcgaaaatcgatggtagtataacgtgcatcccaaacaacatggagagatacatctccttcagcttaaacggacttaggttcattgactcgtttcagttcctcctgtcgtcactcgacagtctggtcaaggccaacaataccttccctatcaccgatcgatacacagacgccgagactagacccctgcttatgaggaagggtgtgtacccatatgagtacatggatagttgggtcaagttcaccgagaccagactacctcctatcgactgcttttatagcaagctgaatgaggcgtccgtctcacgagatgattactcgcacgcgactaacgtatggaataaactgggttgtaagaacctgggtgattatcacgacctgtacttgaggacagatgtactgctgttagccgacgtgttcgagacgtttcggcggacatgtttcaagcagtataaactcgaccccgcatggtattacaccagcccaggtctgtcgtgggacgccttgcttaaaaagaccggagttaatttagaattgctcacagattacgacatgcacctattcattgagaaaggcttgcgaggtgggatttccatggcatccaaacgatacgctaaagcaaataatcaatacgtgaaaggttacgatcctaacaaaccaaccaatcacattctctacctcgacgcaaacaacctgtacggctgggccatgagccagtatctacctacagggggattcgaatgggtaccccacgttgatgttatgagcattgcaccagattcgaacaaagggtatatcctcgaagttgacttagagtatcccaaggaattacacacatcacacaacagctaccccctggcccccgaacgtatgagggttaacccagactggatgtctgagtaccaacataacttgtcaggtgggcgtgtgacagacgttgaaaaactcgtgcctaacttaatgaataagaccaagtacatcgttcactatcgcaacctacagctgtacctgtcgttgggtatgaggctgaccaaaatacacagggtgctcatgttcaaccagagtccatggatggagccctacatcagaatgaacacagacctacgataaaaagccaccagtgattttgagaaaaatctctacaagctcatgaacaactcggtgtttggtaagactatggagaacctgaggaaacgcgtgaccgtgaagctggttagatctagtgaggaagacaagctcaggaaattgatagccagtccggcattcaaccgtagcaagatattcacagacgacctggctgccctacacatgaagaaaaaccacataaaattcaaccgacctgtttacgtggggatgagcatcctcgatttatccaaacacctgatgtacgacttttactacaacgagctcaagaaacagtacggcgacaggtgtgaagtgctgtacactgacacggattccctgctgatggagattcgaactgaggacgtgtacgaggacatgaaaaaacacatcgatttatacgacaccagcgactaccctaagacccatgccatgcacagtacggtaaataaaaaggtcctaggtaagatgaaggacgagtgtgctggcacgcccatagccgagtacataggtttgaggcctaagatgtactccatactgaaagccgacaatagcgagatccggaaggctaagggggttaagaagtatgtggtgaaacaacacatcaaacacgccagattcaaggaagccctgttcaagacccgtacctttagacataaaatgaacacacttagaagtgatgggcataagatatacggactgactataaacaagacgtccctatcgcctatggacacgaaacgttggatagctattgatgggataaacacatacgcgtatggacatgaaaaaatttgagtctatttactacagcccgcgtgggtactggaaaggagctagcgcagtagataagctagctaaactagcgcgagtacccccggaggaagccaaagcgtggcttgaaaaacaagccctgtggcagatctatttgcctgcaccacgctacgtacctagaaggaggttcggtattaacatacctaatagcattcaccaggcagacctactgttcctaccccacgacaagaggtacaagtatgccttaaccgtagtggacgtagccagtcgttacaaggaagccgaacccttgaccacgaaagattcggcccaggtagccagaggattcgaacgtatatacaaacgcagtccgctgacgtggccaacagagctgcaagttgaccccggacgggagttcatgggtgccgtgtcacaactgctagccaaacacgatacaaaggtcaggcgtggcacggccggagcccatcgcagccaagccatagttgagagatttaataggactttggctgagcgcttgttcggctatcagtatgctagggagatgaccacccctggaaaacgatcgactgaatgggtcacgaggttacccgaggtggtgtcggcaatcaaccatgaagtcacccgtctcaccggtaagaaaccggcagacgctatcaaactaaaattaatagttgcagagtcggccgctccattgcgtgggaaggagaaacagataccggatagggccctagtgaggtatctataccagccgggggaacacgagggcgatagccgtaagcgagccaccgatcctatatggtcagtcaaaacttacaacatagataaagtggatatgaaagccgacgaacctaacttgtactacttgaggggtgggccgggtagggggtttgtaagagaagaattattgatcgtaccgtacggcacagtgttaccgcctgccaagtcacggtaaacgtgatggcgtggctttgtagtaggggcaatagtagcaagagctaagggtcccaccaaagcctcatttagtaaatgaggctttttagaggggttttttgaaaagtgttttcggactatcattccctatactactaaggctttgctttgaatgaaatccatgtggtgatgcattctcagaacagccattattattgtatcaacattgattcaatcccatacaTCTCCCAGTTTCGACAATCATATATTGAAATTGTCTGATCCAACAAGCATTGTAATTGGGTGGGTTCTGTTAGGCCCTGTATCTGATCCAACAAGTGTTGTGATTGGGTCGGTTCAGTGAGACCCTGTATGAGAACCAACAAGCGTTGTAATTGGGGCGGTTTAGTGAGAACCAACAGCCATTGTAATTGGTTCGGTTCAGTGAGACCCTGTATCAGAACCAACTAGCGTTGTGATTGGGGCGATTCAGTTAGACCCTGTATCAGATCCAACAAGCATTGTAACTTGGTCGGTTCAGTTAGACCCTGTATCAGAACCAAGAAGTGTTGTAATTGGTGCGATTCTGTGAGACCCTGTGTCTGATCCAACAAGCATTGTAATTGGTTCGGTTCAGTGAGACCCTGTATCAGAACCCAAAAGCGCTGTAATTGGGGCGATTCAGTGAGACCCTGTATGAGAACCAACAAGCGTTGTAATTGGGGCGGTTCAGTGAGACCCTGTCTAAGAACCAACAAGCATTGTAATTGGGTCGATTCTGTGAGACCCTGTCTCAGAACCAACACGCGTTGCAATTGGTTCGGTTTAGTAAGGAATAGTCCTGTGTTTCATCTGCTAAACAATTAAATGTAACCGTTTGCTGCAGGAAATGTCGCCTTCGAAGGCAGAACTGCCCAGAGCGATCATTACTCAGTGATGATGAGCTCTGAAAGCGCTGTAGACGGAAACACTAATACCAACACCGCAATACAATGTGCCATGACAGGGGACTTTAACAACGCATGGTGGAATGTTCGACTTTCCAGGAACGGAGTCAATCAATTCAAATACATGACAATATACAGCTTAGATTACGGTAAGAGCAATTTTGCAAATCAATGTACATGTTGCTAGATGTATAGAACATTTAAAAGTGAGCATTGTACCTAACATTAGCCATCTCGAGTATGCCATGAAACTACAGAAGTGCGTTTGTAAAATTTAGATGTCGGGTAGAATCGATCGGACTTGAAACTGGACGATATGAAAATCTACCAGTTGGAGATAGTTTGAGTCTTATGTGCCAAAGAACTTTAGTGAAGACGAGGGGGTTGTAATTCTTTATTGTCATATGTATGATGACCTTAGGGTGACCTTGAGTGGCTTTTGGTCAAAATGAACTGATCTTATTGTGTTCCAAAGCCTCCTTTAGTAACCTTCAACAACGGAAGTCTTTTTATACAAATGGCATACCTCTTATAACCTGTTACTTCTTTTCATGTATGTATAAGCCTCTCATAATTTCTATTGTAATGCTGTCTACATTACCTTTATACATTGTATGCCCAAGGTgtgattcaaacaaacaaaccgtcTGTCTGCAAGCCAGTCTTGAATACCCGTTGTACCGAGTGATCATTCATATGTGTATCACCTTGGTTTTACCGCTGATTCTAAACGTCAGCTGTTACAGTGTGCTTGTGCTGTTAGATACTAGACTAAATTCGTTTGTCTAGACCCTGACAGACGGGACGGAATGAAGATTCTGGTCGATGGGAATCTATGCTACCAGTTTCCCCCATGGCACATCCCTGAAGTAATAGAACACGTCACATGTGCTGAAACCATGACTGGAGATGTTGTCACCATCCAGGTCCCTGGCGCTCACCTCACCCTGTGTGAGGTGGAGGTTTACGGTAGGTTCACGCCATAGTGTATATAGTACAGGTgtcgttgtacaaagcgattgTAGCGTTAAGGTGACTGAAACTTCTATACCTACGGTAATCTGAATCGCATATCGCAGTTCCATACCTGGACATAGGTTTACGACAGTCTTGGAGCAAATGTGACCGTAACTTCCATACCTGGACATAGGTGTACTACAGTCTTGGAGCAAATGTTACCGTAACTTCCATACCTGGACATAGGTTTACGACAGTCTTGGAGCAAATGTGACCGTAACTTCCATACCTGGACATAGGTTTACGACAGTCTTGGAGCAAATGTGACCGTAACTTCCATACCTGGACATAGTTTTACTACAGTCTTGGAGCAAATGTGACCGTAACTTCCATACTTGAACATAGGTTTACGACAGTCTTGGAGCAAATGTGACCGTAACTTCCATACCTGGACATAGGTTTACGACAGTCTTGGAGCAAATGTGACCGTAACTTCCATACTTGAACATAGGCTTATGACAGTCTTGGAGCAAATGTGACCGTAACTTCCATACTTGAACATAGGCTTATGACAGTCTTGGCGCATCTTTTTCTATTTGAGTCTTGATTCAAAATAAACACCTTCAGCCCAAATGTCTAAAGATACATATGTATCATCATAAAGTGaggtaaaaaaaaacccaaacacttGGTGGTAACGTAAATATTCCAAAAGTGTTTTGATTGCGCCCAAAACGTCAAATTTGTACAATGAGATTATGTAGAGAATCAACACTAAAATGGAAGGTGGGGAATTTAAGGTTCGGCAACACTTGCGTGAAGTACATGACTGAGTAATTGAACCCAGAGAAAACATTGGCTAAAGcgtcggggcggtggggtagtggttaaagcgatcgctcTTCACGTCGGGTTCGGTcccccacatcggtacaatgtgtggacccatttcgggtgtcccctgcggtaatattgctggaatatttcaaaaagtgTCTACCCGGAGGCTTACATAAACTTGTTTTCCCAGTAACATCTCTTTATTATTTTGGCTTCAATGGTTAGTAAAGGCGATGTTGTTACTTTTATTAGTTTGCAGTGACCACTGGTTTGGACAGGACTGCGACAAGCAGTGCCACTGTGCATACAGAAGTGATATCTGCGATAAAGTAACTGGCGAGTGTGAGAGCGGATGTGCCCCTGGGTATAACGGGACTGACTGTCAGTGAGGCAAGTCTAGGAgcaatagcagcagcagcagcagcagtagcagaaATATTCTAGGAATAGCAACAGGAGTAGGAACGGTATTTTAGGAATAGAAATAGTGTTAACAGTTGTGCTTTTGTAACTTAAAGAGAACTGCTCGAACATTCAAacgacatacatacatacatacatacatacatacatacatacatacatacatacatacatacatacatacatacatacatacatacatacatacatacatacatattttgaaGATAAACAAGGAGCAGTACAGCAGAATTATAGCGCCAAAAGAACTATTTTAGGAATATAAGTGCATGACATCCTAATTTTAGCAAAgggattttgttttctttatatcAAAAAGAATACTTTAAAACTGATGGAACTTGTGTGCTTCCATCCATCCTCATAATAGATAAACAAGCGATCAGTATTTGTCAATATTAAATCTCATACCAAGTGAATGACTTTCTCTAAGTCAAATGAGTATTGCTGAAAAACAGAATATACATACTTATttacaaatatgcataccaGACAAAAATAGTGTATAATTGGATAGACGTACATTGACATTTTCTGAAAGATGTTTTGTGAAGATAGAGATGAGTTTTCTTATTTGCAGGCGTTGTTGGCGAACCTTTCCCCCATACGCTGTCAGCAGCCCACATCGAAGACACGAGTCATCTCTACAACACAATCAGCGCCATGTTTctaatattttctgtaaaagaGAGATGCGGTTCACAATAAATAGTTTCTATACTTGATAGTTGCTATTAGTTTGGGGATTCTATATACTCACTAAATTCTAAAATAATTTTGTAAAATCTATCTTGGCTAGAAATTCTGCCAAAGTGTTCCATTAGTTAAAAATGTAAAAGTTTGGCTTATATTAATTGTTAACTCAAGAAAAGAACTTGATATTGAAGAAAGCTTATACATGTACTTTTTAATATCAATGAGCAGGGAACGATAGTGCTTGCTGGACACTCATGGTTAAATCACTGGTATTTGCTTACGGATTCCCAGAGGTTTCGGTTAAACAGAGGGTAGGATGGGCTAATGTATTCTTACATCAGTTTAGGCAAGGATGTTTAGACACTGAGGATCAAATCTGTCATGAAATTACTCAATCTTTCTCTAAAGATGAACTGTTTTTTGCTGTAAAATATCATTCTCAATATCATAACTGGATactgagatttcatttttcaccCGTCCCCATGTTcgtgcattctcttcccacagaggttacttgtcacatcttcctacgaacctctgttctaatacggccatacttcgcggttctcataaaatcccctagcggcaataaatggcagcagatttatctctcttttttctgtccaatcagaacacgtgttacatcgacttaggaTCAACttgacaaaatgtaaacaatgtggagaaacaaaaatgacatgactgagttctgtctagaagaaacatttgagtatcgcgctcgggaggagggtctagttttcacgatgcatccggaaattaccgagatcttgcgaacgatcacttttgaaacaaggtcgctgatagcactactaaatctgattgcctccaatcacgagtcttgaatactcgcaccacgaaagggtcgtattagaacagggGTTACGtgggaagatgtgacaagtaaccactgtgggaagagaatgatgtCCGTGATGATGTTTACGGGTCACTTGATCAGTGTGACAAATGAAACCTTGTGACGGTTATGCTTATAGTATATGTGTGTCTACCTGTGGAGAAAagtctacctgtatctaccagATGAATGTGGCCTACTTGTGTTTATCTGTGGAATGTGGTGTACCTGTGGAGTAAGGTGTATCTGGTCCTACTTGTGTAGTGAGCTGTAGCTGTGTCTACTTGTGGAGTGAGGTATACCTGTGTCTACCTGTGGAGTGAGGTCTACCTGCCTCTACTTCTAGAATGTCTACCTGTGGTGTCCACATAAATTTTATTGCTTGATTCATTGGTTCTGTGATAACGTTCAGTTATGCTTTTAATGCTGGTGTTAATGAATGAATCATACCTTATCATACCTGCCAACTGTCACCCACTTGGCATGAGACTCGTGCTTTTATCAGTCGTGTCACGCTCTCACGCAAAACTGACAAATCTCAAACAAAATTGATAGGTCTcgaacaaaattgataaatctCACAACAATACTGATCAATCTCACAACAAAACTGATAAATCTCACTCAAAACTGATAATGTCATAACAAAACGGGTAAATCTCTCTCAAAACGGGTAAATCTCTCTCAAAACTGATAAATCCCACAACGAAACTGATAAATCTGACAACAAAAGTGATAAATGTCACGCAAAACTGATAAATATCACATCATACTGATAAATCTCACGCAAAACTGATAAATCTCAGAAATACGTTGAAAATCAAGCAGGTAGCTCTGACTAAATAGTATTCAGGGACCGGGGCCTGGGAGTTTTGGACCTCGGCAAATCAgtcttgtttttcttttttaatgATACATGAAGTTACCATTATCCGTGATGATTGTTACCTTAGTTTTGAAATACGTCCCGACATATTGTGTCATACTACACCAGAATCAGCAAAACGGTACAtatagggagtgagtgagtgggtttagttttacaccgcactcagcaatattccagctatatggcgaaggtctgtaaataatcgagtctggaccagacaatccagtgatcaacaacatgagcatcgatctgcgcaattggcaaccaaagacatgtatcaaccaagtcagcgagcctgaccacccgatcccgctagtcgcctcttacgacaagcagagtcacctttcatggcaagcatggtaaATATAGGGAAACTCAGTCAAACATGGGGTTCATTAAAAACTGTTACATTCCTGTACGTTTGTGTAGTCAGTTTCTAATCAGCTTGTACTCTCCTGGCACTGGTTGCcgcgtgagtgagtgggtggtgggtaagtgagtgagtcttgcAATAAATTGAGTGAACCATGCGCAATATAGCTGTGTATTATATAACACcgttacgtgagtgagtgagtgagtgacagaatTAGGTTTTACGCGgtcttttttcaatattttagcaaCATCGGGGgaagccagaaat
The nucleotide sequence above comes from Haliotis asinina isolate JCU_RB_2024 chromosome 5, JCU_Hal_asi_v2, whole genome shotgun sequence. Encoded proteins:
- the LOC137284979 gene encoding uncharacterized protein; this encodes MWMLVLLSRCNKRCGLQQIQVFFIGGQSAVRMKTGCLVVVVLFCGLISHIDGICHCRYGCGGNPPERCYRCYDGWSGAYCQRRNVAFEGRTAQSDHYSVMMSSESAVDGNTNTNTAIQCAMTGDFNNAWWNVRLSRNGVNQFKYMTIYSLDYDPDRRDGMKILVDGNLCYQFPPWHIPEVIEHVTCAETMTGDVVTIQVPGAHLTLCEVEVYVCSDHWFGQDCDKQCHCAYRSDICDKVTGECESGCAPGYNGTDCQ